GGGTCACAGGTAAAGCAGCTAACTTTGTGCACATGGACACTGCTCAGAAGAAGCTCCAAGAATTCAATGCTCGGCGCAAGCTTAAGGTAAAGcacatgtttttgttgttactgttttttttgtttttcttaagatgtctttttttccttgagtACTATATTATTCATTTTCTGTGACACCAGGGAAAATTCTTGCTTTTAAACTCCTAAGATACTGACATAAAACCActtagggtttgttttttgtttttgttttattttgttttggggtgtgtgtgtgtgtgatgaattaattattaagaaaaggaaagcacTTGAAAGAATAAATTCAGAGCTAGAATAAAAACCAGAACATTAATATTTGTGCTGTATGTTTAAATTACAaagtgtgtgcccatgtgtgcacatgtgtgtgtgagtatatatgtggggtgtgtgtgtgtatcttatttaCTCTCTCTGTGTGCACAAGCCTGCAGGTGTGTCATAGCacgcatgtgcaggtcagaggacagcttgagggaATCAGTTCTCACCTTCTCCAGAAGTATCAAAGCCtgaactcaggcttggtggccggGGCCTTGTCTCTCAGCCCTACtgggtcatctcaccagcccccaccaGATACAGTATTGCTACTTCTTATCTAAATAAGATATCATTCGCTGgacattggtggcgcacgcctttaatcccggcacttgagaggcagggccaggtggatctctgtgagttcaaggccagcctgggctacagagtgagttccaggacaggctccaaagatacacagagaaaccctgtctctccccccctaccaccaccaaaaaaagacATCATTCAAGAAACTCATATTTATTCAGGAAATTTCTGAACCTGTAATAATTAGGAGATAACTCTTAAAACTATTCCATACTATAggaaattgctttaaaaaaatacagaaaactatCCCCCAAACTACATCTGTTTTATAGACTATAAATAGAATAGTGGTTAGGTGTATCTGTATGACATTTAGGACTAGCTGTATAAACAGCAGATCTCAGAGACTAGCTAGAGGCCAAAACTAACATCTCTGTCATACTGATAGGAGGAGAGCCATGGTCTAAGTTTGAAATGACATGTATTAAATAACTTTGGCTTGACTATATCTGAAGCTAGTTTGAGCACTGAACTCTGATTTCCCTGATACCAGCCAGCATCATGGATCTAGTATTCCATGAAACATCCTTTGGAGAATATAAAACTTTAAGTCACGCAGAGGCAAACGCATCTTGCTCATGTTTTCAATTGTCCAGATGACCAAATAATTCTAATTCGTAATTaaagaggttttactgttcttTCTCCAAATACCTTTCTAGCTAATGAACAATCTTGGAATAATTTACTTTACTTTGAAAGACTGAACGCCAACCTAGAAAACAAAGTAGGAATTATACTACAATTTGGGATTTCCCATGGAAACACTATTtcatacttctctctctctattcAGGCAGCGGTGAAGGCTGTGGTGGCCTCTTCTCGGCTGGGAAGTgccagcagcagccacagcagcctcCAGGAGAGCCACAAGGCCAGCCCAGATCCATCCCAAGAGGACAACACAGATCTTCTGGGAAAGAAAATGCAAGAAGGGGACCAAGTGGCAGCTGAGGATACAGCAGCTGAGATGAGGAGATCGCCGTCCGAGGAGGAGAAAGATGCCGGTGTACAAGATGAGGCCCCCACGCTGGTGCCCCAGGCACTGGAGGGTGACTTGAAGACAGACAACCCAGAAATGAAGAGGGGCTCAGGGGAGAAGCTGAAGGCGCTGGAGGAGGAAATGGTCCCCAAAGATGAGGAGGAAGCCCCTGCTGGGGGATTTGGGGTTCCACAGCAGGATGTAATTCTGCCAGAGTACTAAGCTGGCTTCCTTTAGGTCCAGAGAACAACCCTAGCATTTTATGTACTTTGTCCTTCAGCAAGGAAGGTGGGGAAGCATGATATGCACTATAGTGATTCTGTTTTGaggtgcaaaaaaaaaacaaaaacaaaaaaaaccatatatACCAGTTGGTAATCCTAATTTCAGTGCATGTGTTTGCTTTACGAAATAATGACGTTTTCTACGGCATGTAATGAATACCTGATACTGATGAGTTAAATTGGAAATTTCCAGCAAACAACAcaacacttaaaaacaaacattctcaGCCTTTGGTGGCACATATTTGAAGCGAAATggaaaactaatttttatttgaaagcttAGACACCCTATACCCTCTAGAAGTCTTCAGAGATGGCAATTCCTTTCAACCCCACTCAAACCAAGACATGTCCCCATGACTTTGTGAACGCTTTCAGGGGCTTCAGCTTGGTAGAGGGGGTGGTTACAAAAGACACCTATAGAGTGTCCAAAAACATCTGCAGTGTTGAGAAGTTGTAGCATTCTCAGAAAGCCGTGAGTCCACAGCCCCCTCAAGTGTGTGTAGAGAATGTCTTATTTTATTCTTAAGTGTACAAGAATACCCAAAGTGTTCATCATAAAACTCTTCCAGTTTACAATCCTTAGGATATTATTTATTAAACTctgttgtttctttccttcaccTGCTTCTCATTAAAATGCCCCATCAACTGTATAAAACCTGGGTAAGAATAAACAAATTTAAGTAGAATGATATATAATTGGAACTCAGACATACCAAGAttaattcctttttatttctcaTATAAATTTGCATTTGTAAGCTTATACAAATAACAGGTTTCAAGCTCTGAAAAGGTCTGTTTTGCAAATTGGTGCCAAAATGTCTGACTATAATAAGAACAATACATTCCATTGTTAGATAATTTATTATTGGTGGTGTTAGAGTAAGGAAATGTTTGCAGAAGGATTCTCTCCTCCAGCTCTGTAGACATACTGCTCATGAGTTTAAAATTCATTATGAAAACTAGTCTATCTTTTCCTCATACTTAGAATGGAAGGGTGCATACTTTATGATGATGAAACTTTCCATATCaagaaatttacttttatttgtcttaaaaaataagtgaaaaccAATCTTAAGCCATACTTCAGAGAGGGTAAAGCATTAGAATTtaaaagcatgatttttttttccccctcagaatAAAAACTTTTCTTTGGTTCATAGAAATTACACTAAATCCAGTATTAAGTTTCTTGAGTGAAAATGAACACTTTATTAAAAcaattgttttacatttttggtggtttttcttaatttataaacAACATTCATTTCAAAATCCAAAATGAAGGCAGTAAAATGAACAGCACagaattttttcataaaataatgataatttgtTCTGACTCATATACAGACATTTACACTGGGGAATTAAATTAGAGCTGGGGTTTCTCCAGGCTGTTAGAGGCATCGGCACTTCAGTGTGTCACGCACACACCCCAGCAGTCTTGGGGAAGGAGACAATGTGTTGCTTCCTGTGGTCTGTGATTTGGGTCCTTGACAGGCCGCTGACTCGAGGTGCCTCATCTGAGCTCGGGTGATTATTTTTTCAAttgattttaattatgtatttatgctcttattttccttctctcctctttaaTCATTCCCTCACAGAACTCTCACTCTCAGTGTTATAAAGGGCTATTTTTAACCTTTAAGAATGCTTTCTTAAGGTTTCCATTTACGAAGAGCAATCCCCTAGTGTAATTTTCCTCATCAAACTTAACATATAGACGGTAAGTGTCCCATGTATGGAAAGAGTAAAGACAGACTAAGGGGTCTTGATAGAAGGTGCAATTAGAACATATCATCACTCAAACCCAGCCCACGTCTTATTTCATCCCAACATGGGCTGAACACCTTGGATGACCCTGTGTACTTTAGGAAGAGTATTACAAAGGCCAAGCCCTCATGCATTTATAATTCAGTTATTTAAATGATTGCACCTTACCACTTCTTGGTGATACTCAAGAGTGTTAGGATAATTCCCTCTCTTTTACAACCTATATACTTCATTAGCTAAATATCATTAGCAATCTTCAATTGTATCTTGTATGATAAAGATTGTCCTAATGCTTACAACGAATTAAGTCCATTCACTGGGAAATGAGTCAAATATTTAAGTCAAATTACTCAAAAATTTAATAGAAATACCATCTAAGAATACATATTTACCATTTTTAAAGAACAGTCAACATTTATATTGCTTGTTAAATATCTCAAAGATTATTTAAACTAAAGGAATACAGTCTTAATTTGAAAGAACACTTTCTAATATTACTCTTAATTTGTAATGTAGTCACAAAgcaaaacagttttttaaaatttcagcaaAGAAAGACTAATAAATTAACATCTGCATTTAAAAGATGACAGTTTTAACGTGGGAaggagtggcacacacctttgatcccagcacttgggaggcagaggcaggaggatctctgagtctgaggccagcctggtctacagggtgagttccaggacagccagggctacaacacagagaaacaagctcaaaaagccaaaacaaagagaggaggagacagagatagagataagagagaaatgggggagggggaaggagagggagagagagagagacaggagaattaaaTTCATTATTGGTTTTTATTTCAAGAACATGAAGTACTAGCATAATTAGGTATAATTAGGTTCTTTTACCATAGAGGACAATCTTCAATTATTTCCCCCATCCAGAAATTCCAACTATGATTTCAGTGGGTCTCTCAAACTGTTAACTCTTTTGCCACAACAACATATAAATCAGAGACTAGAATAGAAtagttgtaaaattattttctggaATAAGTGCTTATATTTAACAAGTTTAATGTAAATATAAGTGacacatgtaataaaaaatttctgagacaaggttttattatgtatcccaggccggccttgaactcactctgtagcccagactgatctgaaactcacagtgatcctcctgcctcagcatcccaagatCTGaagttataggcatgtgccaccactcccacaGCCATACATGCATCTTTAAGTTTTCCATTAGctacattctaaaaagaaaatatgaaagctGATAGTACATTTTAATCCACTGTACACAAATTATcacatcaaaattaaaatgaatgacATAACTTGAGTCACTTTTATACTGTTTCTAAGTTAGCAGTCTAAGCCTGTTTACATCAGGTGGTCAGGAGACACACTGTAGCCAGTGGTTCCTATGGCAGACACACTGGTCTAGTCTACAGCACTTTTCTTTGAGCAAAGCTGTGGCTAGATTTGAGCTGACAGTTTTCCACATTGCTAAGTTGGTAAGCAGCTAAGATGCCAAAGTTACAGATGTACTAGAGACATAAACATTGCCTACTCCTAAATACACTTTGTCTCGGAGAAGTGTTCTGCAAAATTACATCAAAGCAACACTTCCTTAGGTATTgccaaattgtgtgtgtgtgtgtgtgtgtgtgtgtactggtcaGAGCCCATCTTAACCCCATTTGGCTCTTGGAAACCTGACTTCATCCTGAGTTTCCAACAGTATTCTCATTTAGCACAAACGACTATGGGCCTTCCGTGTATCCCCACTGATCAGACTACACAGAATCCAGTCTCTACACACTGGGCTAAGCTGGACATCCTTCTCTTGTTGGAGGCAATCTTTCTAGAAGCCTCCTGAAAAATACACTTGCATGATGGACATGTTATAATGACGGTGATATGCCAGATACCCGTGAAATGGGAATATGGTCACATCTGGTACTTGTAGGGTTTTTGTAGAAGGGCCCAATTAAAGCTGCCACagactttttaaagacttttggaATTTTTTACATACTGATTTTAGAATAATTGTCAATGTCCTATAGTCATTTTTAGTGGCAGATTTATAAAGAAAGAAGCAGCCTGCCTTTTAAAGGGACCTCAATTGCATACTATTTTGACATTTTA
This Peromyscus eremicus chromosome 19, PerEre_H2_v1, whole genome shotgun sequence DNA region includes the following protein-coding sequences:
- the Camk4 gene encoding calcium/calmodulin-dependent protein kinase type IV isoform X4 encodes the protein MKTVCGTPGYCAPEILRGCAYGPEVDMWSVGIITYILLCGFEPFYDERGDQFMFRRILNCEYYFISPWWDEVSLNAKDLVRKLIVLDPKKRLTTFQALQHPWVTGKAANFVHMDTAQKKLQEFNARRKLKAAVKAVVASSRLGSASSSHSSLQESHKASPDPSQEDNTDLLGKKMQEGDQVAAEDTAAEMRRSPSEEEKDAGVQDEAPTLVPQALEGDLKTDNPEMKRGSGEKLKALEEEMVPKDEEEAPAGGFGVPQQDVILPEY